One window of Campylobacter sp. MIT 99-7217 genomic DNA carries:
- a CDS encoding ATP-dependent Clp protease ATP-binding subunit: MANIQDFLTDSMLSNLESAASLALHSKNAEIVPLHLLWALSVDSSSILNQILNKMSLSNAALELEIKSKIASFPTSSAINRENLRFSKDMIDSLEKAKALMTSKGDNFLAVDTWLLSTSEEGVIKEILGKFLNLLDFKKELEALRAGKKIENKTSDETLDALNKFGIDLTQKANEGKLDPVIGREEEISRLMQILIRKTKNNPILLGEPGVGKTAIVEALAQRIVKQDVPTSLQNKRVIALDMSALIAGAKYRGEFEDRLKAVVNEVIKNANIILFIDEIHTIVGAGASEGSMDAANILKPALARGELHTIGATTLKEYRKYFEKDAALQRRFQPVSVSEPSVNEALAMLRGIKEKLEIHHNVSITDSALVAAAKLSKRYIADRFLPDKAIDLIDEAAAELKMQIESEPSSLRKVRKEIESLEVENEALKMEKNDKNASRLEEIAKELANLKERQNALNSQFENEKSVFDTISAKKKEIDSLKNEALLAKNKGEFQRAAELEYGSIPALEKELLNLNEKWAKMSENGVLLKNEVDEDLVALILSKWTGISVQKMLTSEKQKFLEVEKHLKQSVIGQDKALSALARAIKRNKAGLNAENKPIGSFLFLGPTGVGKTQSAKALAKFLFDDEKAMIRFDMSEFMEKHSVSRLLGAPPGYVGHEEGGELTEAVRRKPYSVLLFDEVEKAHKDVFNVLLGILDDGRATDSKGVTVDFKNTIIILTSNIASSAIMNLKGKEQDEAVKNELRNFFKPEFLNRLDDIITFNPLGQDEAYEIVKLLFKDLQKNLGQKGIKAELSENAALLIAKEGFDADFGARPLKRAIYDMIEDKLSDMILSDELSLNDDILIDADDENIIIKKNTVH, from the coding sequence ATGGCAAATATACAAGATTTTTTAACAGATTCTATGCTTTCAAATTTAGAAAGTGCGGCTTCTTTAGCCCTTCATTCTAAAAATGCTGAGATTGTGCCCTTGCACTTACTTTGGGCTTTAAGTGTTGATAGTTCTAGCATTTTAAATCAAATTTTAAACAAAATGAGCCTTTCAAATGCTGCTTTGGAACTTGAAATCAAAAGCAAGATTGCGAGTTTTCCTACAAGTTCAGCCATAAATAGAGAAAATTTGCGTTTTTCAAAGGACATGATAGATAGTCTTGAAAAGGCAAAAGCCTTGATGACAAGCAAGGGCGATAATTTCTTAGCTGTTGATACTTGGCTTTTAAGTACGAGCGAGGAGGGAGTTATTAAAGAAATTTTGGGCAAGTTTTTAAATTTGCTTGATTTTAAAAAAGAACTTGAAGCTCTTAGGGCTGGCAAAAAAATAGAAAATAAAACCAGCGATGAAACCCTTGACGCTCTTAATAAATTTGGTATTGATCTAACCCAAAAAGCAAACGAGGGCAAGCTTGATCCAGTCATTGGCAGAGAAGAAGAAATCAGCCGTCTTATGCAAATTTTAATTCGCAAAACCAAAAATAATCCCATTTTATTAGGAGAGCCCGGAGTTGGTAAAACAGCCATAGTTGAGGCCCTAGCTCAAAGGATAGTAAAACAAGATGTGCCTACTAGCCTGCAAAATAAACGCGTTATCGCTCTTGATATGAGTGCTTTAATAGCTGGGGCAAAATACAGAGGCGAGTTTGAGGATAGACTTAAGGCTGTGGTGAATGAGGTGATTAAAAATGCGAATATTATTTTGTTTATAGATGAAATTCACACCATAGTTGGAGCTGGGGCAAGCGAGGGTTCTATGGATGCTGCAAATATCTTAAAACCAGCCTTAGCAAGAGGGGAGCTTCACACCATAGGAGCAACAACACTTAAAGAATATCGCAAGTATTTTGAAAAAGATGCCGCCTTGCAACGCCGTTTTCAGCCTGTAAGTGTGAGTGAGCCAAGTGTAAATGAGGCTTTGGCTATGCTAAGAGGCATTAAAGAAAAGCTTGAAATTCATCACAATGTAAGTATAACAGATAGTGCGCTAGTGGCTGCTGCTAAGCTTTCTAAGCGTTATATAGCTGATCGCTTTTTGCCTGATAAGGCCATTGATTTAATTGACGAGGCTGCGGCTGAGCTTAAAATGCAAATTGAAAGCGAGCCAAGCTCCTTAAGAAAGGTTAGAAAGGAAATTGAAAGCTTAGAGGTTGAAAATGAGGCTTTAAAAATGGAAAAAAATGATAAAAATGCCTCAAGACTTGAAGAAATAGCCAAGGAACTTGCAAATTTAAAAGAAAGGCAAAATGCTTTAAATTCGCAGTTTGAAAATGAAAAAAGCGTTTTTGACACTATAAGTGCTAAGAAAAAAGAAATTGATAGCCTTAAAAATGAAGCACTTTTAGCTAAAAACAAGGGTGAGTTTCAAAGGGCCGCCGAGCTTGAGTATGGATCAATTCCAGCCCTTGAAAAAGAGCTTTTAAATCTTAATGAAAAATGGGCTAAGATGAGCGAAAATGGGGTTTTGCTTAAGAACGAAGTTGATGAGGATTTAGTGGCTTTAATCCTTAGTAAATGGACAGGCATAAGCGTTCAAAAAATGCTAACAAGTGAAAAGCAAAAATTCCTAGAGGTTGAAAAGCATTTAAAACAAAGCGTTATAGGGCAAGACAAGGCTTTAAGTGCCTTAGCAAGAGCCATTAAACGCAATAAGGCTGGGTTAAATGCTGAAAATAAACCTATAGGAAGCTTTTTGTTTTTAGGTCCAACAGGGGTTGGAAAAACCCAGTCTGCTAAGGCTTTGGCTAAGTTTTTGTTTGATGATGAAAAGGCTATGATTCGCTTTGATATGAGCGAATTTATGGAAAAACATAGTGTTTCAAGGCTTTTAGGAGCACCTCCAGGCTATGTGGGGCATGAAGAAGGAGGAGAGCTAACAGAAGCTGTTAGAAGAAAGCCTTATAGCGTGCTTTTGTTTGATGAGGTGGAAAAGGCGCACAAAGATGTTTTTAATGTGCTTTTGGGCATTTTAGATGATGGCAGGGCAACTGATAGCAAGGGCGTGACAGTGGATTTTAAAAACACTATCATTATCCTTACTTCAAATATAGCCTCAAGTGCGATTATGAATTTAAAGGGAAAAGAGCAAGATGAGGCTGTAAAAAATGAGCTTAGAAATTTCTTTAAGCCAGAGTTTTTAAACCGCCTTGATGATATCATCACCTTTAATCCTCTAGGACAAGATGAAGCTTATGAAATCGTGAAGCTTCTTTTTAAAGATTTGCAAAAAAATCTAGGACAAAAGGGCATAAAAGCTGAGCTTAGCGAAAATGCAGCCCTTTTAATAGCCAAGGAGGGCTTTGATGCTGACTTTGGAGCAAGACCGCTTAAAAGGGCTATTTATGATATGATCGAAGATAAGCTTAGCGATATGATTTTAAGTGATGAACTAAGCTTGAATGATGATATTTTAATCGATGCTGATGATGAAAATATCATTATTAAGAAAAATACGGTTCATTAA
- a CDS encoding metal ABC transporter solute-binding protein, Zn/Mn family codes for MRSIFLLFFSILSLFAKPIVSVSIPPQAFFVEKIAKDKLEINIIVPPNTDEHNVDFKPEIMAKLEKSDIYFTTGLEFEKIMLDKFKSLFKNLEIVDLTRGVKIIQERHSHEHSHHENEPHIWLDPILVKTQAQTIADALSAKYPQEKVFFEANLEEFQKELDSLNAEILELLKDKKGKKFIVYHPSWTYFALRYNLVQIPVEIEGKEPKIKDLKALIEKAKKEAVKTIFVQKGFPQNAAKTLAKEIGAKVLEIDHLSRNWDKELLKSAQILSEN; via the coding sequence GTGAGAAGTATTTTTTTATTATTTTTTTCTATTTTAAGCCTTTTTGCAAAGCCTATTGTGAGCGTTTCCATACCTCCACAAGCCTTTTTTGTGGAAAAAATCGCTAAAGATAAGCTAGAAATTAATATCATCGTGCCACCAAATACTGATGAGCATAATGTGGATTTTAAGCCTGAAATCATGGCAAAGCTTGAAAAAAGTGATATTTATTTTACTACAGGACTTGAGTTTGAAAAAATCATGCTTGATAAATTTAAGAGCCTTTTTAAAAATCTTGAGATCGTAGATTTAACAAGGGGTGTAAAAATCATTCAAGAAAGGCATTCACACGAACATTCTCATCATGAAAATGAACCACACATTTGGCTTGATCCTATCCTAGTCAAAACTCAGGCTCAAACGATAGCCGACGCTTTAAGCGCTAAATATCCGCAAGAAAAGGTGTTTTTTGAGGCAAATTTAGAGGAATTTCAAAAAGAACTTGATAGTCTCAACGCTGAAATTTTAGAGCTTTTAAAGGATAAAAAAGGCAAAAAATTTATCGTTTATCACCCAAGTTGGACTTATTTTGCCCTAAGATATAATTTGGTGCAAATTCCGGTTGAAATCGAGGGAAAAGAGCCTAAAATTAAGGATTTAAAAGCCCTTATTGAAAAAGCTAAGAAAGAGGCAGTAAAAACGATTTTTGTGCAAAAAGGTTTTCCTCAAAATGCAGCCAAAACCTTAGCCAAAGAAATTGGTGCAAAGGTGCTGGAAATCGATCATTTAAGTAGGAATTGGGATAAAGAGCTTCTAAAAAGTGCGCAAATTTTAAGTGAAAATTAA
- a CDS encoding metal-sensing transcriptional repressor — protein sequence MSKSHIHSKGHDRAMINRLSKSIGHLERVRQMIEQGKDCAEVLIQLAAVRGEINATGKSILKEHLSHCILHAIEEGDEQKIEELNKAIDMFVK from the coding sequence ATGTCAAAATCTCACATACATTCAAAAGGGCACGATAGAGCAATGATTAATCGCTTAAGTAAGAGCATAGGACACTTAGAGCGAGTTAGACAGATGATAGAGCAGGGGAAGGATTGTGCTGAAGTGCTAATACAACTTGCTGCTGTGCGTGGAGAGATTAATGCTACTGGCAAAAGTATACTTAAGGAGCATTTGAGCCATTGTATTTTGCATGCTATTGAAGAAGGCGATGAACAGAAGATAGAAGAGTTAAATAAGGCTATTGATATGTTTGTGAAATAA
- a CDS encoding S41 family peptidase, producing MKTKKILMSILGFISALSLCFLLTTNSYAKTDNSKNAQINKRLEALDKYTKTLSMVEQFYVDEQNITDLIDKSISGLLSNLDAHSSFMNEKEFKELKIQTSGEFGGLGITIEMKDGALTVVAPIEGTPADKAGIKSGDVILRIDGESTLNLSLNEAVEKMRGKPKTKVNLTIFRKGNIQPFDVSVTRDIIKVDSVYAKMIEDEDILYLRVTNFNEKVTADASKFIKQYPEVKGIVLDLRNNPGGLLDQAIGLTNLFVDKGVIVSQKGRIEGEDRSYEASAKKKITKAPLVVLVNGGSASASEIVSGALQDLKRAIIIGENTFGKGSVQNIVPINKTEGIRLTIARYYLPSGRTIQAVGVKPDIEVMAGKINVIDNNFSIKESDLKFHLEGELQKIEQSKPKSSKEDKNLITKTQINNDAQLKSAIDAVKILNIQGIKND from the coding sequence TTGAAAACAAAAAAGATTCTCATGAGCATACTTGGCTTTATAAGTGCCTTATCTTTATGCTTTTTACTTACAACAAATTCCTATGCAAAAACCGACAATTCAAAAAACGCACAAATCAACAAGCGTTTAGAAGCCTTAGATAAATATACTAAAACCCTTTCTATGGTGGAGCAGTTTTATGTCGATGAGCAAAATATTACGGACCTAATCGATAAGTCGATTTCTGGTTTGCTTTCAAATTTAGACGCACACTCTTCTTTTATGAATGAAAAAGAATTTAAAGAGCTTAAAATTCAAACAAGTGGGGAATTTGGCGGACTTGGTATCACTATAGAGATGAAAGACGGAGCATTAACTGTTGTTGCGCCTATTGAGGGAACACCTGCTGATAAAGCTGGGATTAAATCAGGCGATGTTATCTTAAGAATAGATGGAGAATCAACCCTTAATCTAAGCCTCAATGAAGCTGTGGAAAAAATGCGAGGTAAGCCTAAAACTAAGGTCAATTTAACTATATTTAGAAAGGGAAATATACAGCCCTTTGATGTAAGTGTAACAAGGGATATTATCAAGGTTGATAGTGTTTATGCTAAGATGATCGAAGATGAAGATATTCTATATCTTAGGGTTACAAATTTCAACGAAAAAGTAACTGCTGATGCAAGCAAATTCATCAAACAATACCCTGAAGTAAAGGGTATAGTTCTTGATCTTAGAAATAATCCGGGAGGTCTCTTAGATCAAGCCATAGGACTTACAAATTTATTCGTTGATAAGGGTGTGATTGTTTCTCAAAAAGGAAGAATTGAAGGCGAGGATAGAAGCTATGAAGCAAGTGCTAAAAAGAAAATTACAAAAGCTCCCCTTGTTGTTCTTGTCAATGGTGGAAGTGCTAGTGCTAGCGAGATCGTAAGTGGGGCTTTACAAGATCTTAAAAGAGCTATCATCATAGGAGAAAATACCTTTGGCAAGGGTAGTGTTCAAAATATCGTGCCTATCAATAAAACTGAGGGTATAAGACTTACTATAGCAAGATATTATCTACCAAGTGGGAGAACTATACAAGCTGTGGGTGTAAAGCCTGATATAGAAGTTATGGCGGGCAAGATCAATGTGATTGATAATAATTTTAGCATTAAAGAAAGTGATTTGAAATTTCATCTTGAAGGGGAACTTCAAAAAATCGAACAAAGCAAGCCAAAAAGCTCAAAAGAGGATAAAAATCTCATAACAAAAACTCAAATCAACAACGACGCACAGCTAAAATCGGCTATTGATGCTGTAAAAATCCTCAATATTCAAGGTATAAAAAATGACTAA
- the purC gene encoding phosphoribosylaminoimidazolesuccinocarboxamide synthase yields the protein MTKQELLYEGKGKKLYKTDDENLLISEFKDDLTAFNAEKKGSEQGKGALNCKISTELFHLLEKNGIKTHLVKTISQTEQLVKKCKIVPIEVIVRNIATGSLSKRLGIKEGTILPFTLVEFCLKDDALGDPFINDDHCLLLNLVQNENQIKEIKDIAKKINSILLPFFDSKNLRLIDFKIELGFTKDNELVLADEISPDSCRFWDKATNEKLDKDRFRQDLGNVKMAYEEVLKRIMG from the coding sequence ATGACTAAACAAGAGCTTTTGTATGAGGGCAAGGGTAAAAAGCTATACAAAACTGATGATGAAAACCTACTCATCAGCGAATTTAAAGACGACTTAACCGCTTTTAATGCGGAAAAAAAAGGGAGTGAGCAAGGAAAAGGTGCGTTAAATTGTAAAATTTCAACCGAGCTTTTTCATTTGCTTGAAAAAAATGGTATCAAAACACATCTTGTAAAAACTATAAGCCAGACCGAACAGCTTGTGAAAAAATGCAAAATCGTTCCTATCGAGGTCATCGTTAGAAATATCGCTACAGGTTCTCTTAGCAAAAGGCTTGGTATCAAAGAAGGCACTATTTTGCCTTTTACCTTGGTGGAATTTTGTCTTAAAGATGATGCCTTAGGCGATCCTTTTATCAATGATGATCATTGTTTGCTCTTAAATTTGGTGCAAAATGAAAACCAAATCAAAGAAATCAAAGATATCGCAAAGAAAATCAACTCCATACTTTTGCCTTTCTTTGACAGCAAAAATTTACGCCTCATTGACTTTAAAATCGAACTTGGCTTTACCAAAGATAATGAGCTTGTTTTAGCTGATGAAATCAGCCCTGATAGCTGCAGATTTTGGGATAAAGCAACAAACGAAAAGCTTGATAAAGACCGCTTTAGACAAGACTTGGGTAATGTAAAAATGGCTTATGAGGAAGTTTTAAAAAGGATAATGGGCTAA
- the purS gene encoding phosphoribosylformylglycinamidine synthase subunit PurS, with amino-acid sequence MKVVIRVFLKEGVLDPQGKAIEKALYSLNFTKVSDVKVSKEISFKLDETDKNKALEQAKAMCEELLANTVIENYEILI; translated from the coding sequence ATGAAAGTTGTTATTCGAGTATTTTTAAAAGAAGGGGTGCTTGATCCTCAAGGAAAAGCCATAGAAAAGGCTTTGTATTCCTTGAATTTCACTAAAGTAAGCGATGTTAAGGTATCAAAAGAAATCAGCTTTAAGCTCGATGAAACGGACAAAAACAAAGCCTTAGAGCAAGCTAAGGCGATGTGTGAAGAGCTTTTGGCAAATACGGTTATTGAAAATTACGAGATTTTGATATGA
- the purQ gene encoding phosphoribosylformylglycinamidine synthase subunit PurQ: MKIAIIQLPGVNCEFDTACAFSKLGVSAEIIWHERQDFSADLIVLPGGFSYGDYLRCGAIAKFSPAMKVVLEHAKKGGFILGICNGFQMLTELHLLKGTLLRNKNLNFIAKDQSLKIISNNNTLLKNFQKDELISLPIAHGEGNFYADESTLKNLQDKDLITLKYEDNPNGSSDDIAGICDEGKRIFGLMPHPERACDELLGSKIGLKMLKGFL; encoded by the coding sequence ATGAAAATAGCCATCATTCAGCTTCCCGGAGTAAATTGTGAATTTGACACAGCTTGCGCCTTTTCAAAGCTTGGCGTTAGTGCTGAGATCATTTGGCATGAAAGGCAGGATTTTAGTGCTGATTTGATCGTTTTGCCGGGTGGTTTTTCTTATGGGGATTATCTAAGATGTGGGGCGATTGCGAAATTTTCCCCTGCGATGAAAGTGGTTTTAGAACATGCCAAAAAAGGTGGTTTTATACTTGGAATTTGTAACGGCTTTCAAATGCTTACCGAACTTCACCTTTTAAAAGGCACACTTTTAAGAAATAAAAATCTTAATTTCATAGCCAAAGATCAAAGCTTAAAAATTATCTCAAACAACAATACCCTTTTAAAAAATTTCCAAAAAGATGAGCTTATAAGCTTACCTATAGCACACGGAGAAGGAAATTTTTACGCTGATGAGTCTACGCTTAAAAACCTTCAAGACAAAGATCTCATCACTCTTAAATATGAGGATAATCCAAACGGCTCAAGCGATGATATCGCTGGAATTTGCGATGAGGGTAAAAGGATTTTTGGTCTCATGCCTCACCCTGAAAGGGCTTGTGATGAGCTTTTGGGTAGTAAAATAGGACTTAAAATGCTTAAGGGTTTCTTATGA